In one window of Scylla paramamosain isolate STU-SP2022 chromosome 36, ASM3559412v1, whole genome shotgun sequence DNA:
- the LOC135091125 gene encoding major facilitator superfamily domain-containing protein 10-like isoform X3 codes for MLAMATLRSGKQVGGSNGGGSGSSGEVDGRDRGAVQAADIKEKRNARTSKVVFGSLILDLLGFTVVVPLSPALLDCYSKHDSSGLYSSLLSCVTYYQHIISVPARFHSVLFWWH; via the exons atgct AGCAATGGCAACCCTCCGATCCGGCAAGCAGGTTGGCGGCAGCAATGGCggtggcagcggcagcagtggtgaggtggacggcagggacagaggggcagtacaggctgcggacatcaaagagaag aGGAACGCGCGGACAAGCAAGGTGGTATTCGGTagtctgatcctggacctgCTCGGCTTCACGGTGGTGGTGCCTCTGTCTCCTGCTCTCCTTGACTGTTACTCCAAGCACGACTCCAgcggcttgtattcctctctGCTCTCCTGTGTTACTTATTACCAGCATATCATCAGCGTTCCTGCGAGGTTCCACTCTGTCTTGTTTTGGTG
- the LOC135091125 gene encoding major facilitator superfamily domain-containing protein 10-like isoform X1, whose amino-acid sequence MLAMATLRSGKQVGGSNGGGSGSSGEVDGRDRGAVQAADIKEKRNARTSKVVFGSLILDLLGFTVVVPLSPALLDCYSKHDSSGLYSSLLSCVTYYQHIISVPARFHSVLFWWAEGGGTSVPV is encoded by the exons atgct AGCAATGGCAACCCTCCGATCCGGCAAGCAGGTTGGCGGCAGCAATGGCggtggcagcggcagcagtggtgaggtggacggcagggacagaggggcagtacaggctgcggacatcaaagagaag aGGAACGCGCGGACAAGCAAGGTGGTATTCGGTagtctgatcctggacctgCTCGGCTTCACGGTGGTGGTGCCTCTGTCTCCTGCTCTCCTTGACTGTTACTCCAAGCACGACTCCAgcggcttgtattcctctctGCTCTCCTGTGTTACTTATTACCAGCATATCATCAGCGTTCCTGCGAGGTTCCACTCTGTCTTGTTTTGGTG
- the LOC135091125 gene encoding major facilitator superfamily domain-containing protein 10-like isoform X2 codes for MATLRSGKQVGGSNGGGSGSSGEVDGRDRGAVQAADIKEKRNARTSKVVFGSLILDLLGFTVVVPLSPALLDCYSKHDSSGLYSSLLSCVTYYQHIISVPARFHSVLFWWAEGGGTSVPV; via the exons ATGGCAACCCTCCGATCCGGCAAGCAGGTTGGCGGCAGCAATGGCggtggcagcggcagcagtggtgaggtggacggcagggacagaggggcagtacaggctgcggacatcaaagagaag aGGAACGCGCGGACAAGCAAGGTGGTATTCGGTagtctgatcctggacctgCTCGGCTTCACGGTGGTGGTGCCTCTGTCTCCTGCTCTCCTTGACTGTTACTCCAAGCACGACTCCAgcggcttgtattcctctctGCTCTCCTGTGTTACTTATTACCAGCATATCATCAGCGTTCCTGCGAGGTTCCACTCTGTCTTGTTTTGGTG